The genome window GTTAAACTTTTAGGGCTGATTTTAGTCACTTTCACATCGGAGGGAACCGTGGCATTGGCTTCGGAAAGCCGGAACCGATTCTCCCCCTTACGGCCTTTGGAAAGGTCCAGATAGACTGAAATTTTCTCGGAGGCTAAATCTCGAACATAGGGTTCCTTTCCTCTGATCTGAATGTCTACATACTTAACCACATCGGTAGAAATAACCAGGGAAGAAGGGAGATTTCGAAGTTCTAATGGGACTACAAAATTCATTTCAATATTCTCGTGGGAACGAACATAGGCCCAAAGCAATAAAGCAAAAACAATGGAAAGGATTTTTAAAGCGAGATTTTCTGAAATCCGTTCCTTTAATTTCATAGAGCCTTTTTTTAATGGGGTTAATCACCTGAGGCGTAATGGGATCAGTGCCCTAAATCTCTCGAGAAGAGGAAATCTTCCTCTTTTTTTCTCTTTCTTAAAAATTCGAATCAACACACGACGTAGTGCAGCCCCCTCCAGTTCCCGGGTCATTTGCCCACCCACAATAATGGAAATCGCCCCTGTCTCCTCGGACACCACAATAACCACTGCATCAGTCTCTTCGGTCACGCCAAGGGCGGCCCGGTGTCGAGTTCCAAGCATTTTGCTAACATCGGAGCTTAAGGTCAAAGGCAAAAAACATCCCGCGGCCACGATCCGCCCGCCTTTGATGATCACCGCTCCATCATGGATGGGGGAATAGGGGAGGAAGATACTCATCAACACTTCTTTGGAAACCACCGCATCCACCGGAGTACCCATTTCAACAATATCTTCCAGTTCGATCTCCCTTTCAAGGACAATAATAGCACCAATCTTTTTATTCGCAAGAGAAACACAGGCCCTGACGATCTCTTCTAAAAACCTGGATTCTTCGGTAACAGGGAAACGGCGACCAAACGGGGTTTGGCCGATTTGTGCCAAGGCTTTTCGAATTTCCGGTTGAAATAAAATCACAAGAGCCAGTACAATTTGGGACCAAAAACTGGTTACTAACCAATCGATGGTATACAGGTCAAACAACTTAGAGAGGATAAAGGCAAGGAAAAGGATAATAACGCCAATTAAAATTTGAAAAGCCCGGGTTCCTTTTAGAAAAAGGAAAAGCCAATAAAAAAGAAAAGCCACTATGGCAATATCAAATAAATCCTTCCAACCCATGGCTAAAAGAACTTCCATTTCTTAAACCACCCTCTTCATTTGTAAAGAGATCATAACAACCGAACCCATTCTATTGAAATTAATACCACAGGAGGTATGAAGACAGCAAGACCCCCAACTTTTAGTATTTCCTTTAGAAACTGACTTAAGGAAAACGGGCGTTGAAATTCAACCCAGTGGTTTTCTGTTTGCTCAATTGTTAAACAGTAAAAAGGAGGTTTGCTATGTTTAATGGAGGGGAGGGAGGGGGAGAAAAGGAAAATTGTGAATCAAGTGATACGCATCGTATTTCGTGCAAAAAATAATCATGCGGAAGCCGCTTGTTGAATAATACGATCAATTTCAGGTGCATCCAAAACCTCTCGTTCAAGCAAGGCTTCTGCAAGGGCTTTGAGTGCATTCATATTGTTCTTAATGAGCGTTTTCGCCCTTTCATAATTATCCAATACAAGCTTCTTTACCTCATTATCAATTTCAATAGCCGTATTTTCGCTGTAATCACGATGTTTGGCAATTTCACGGCCGAGGAAGATCTCCTCCTCTTTTTTTCCAAAGGTTAAGGGACCCAATTTATCACTCATCCCCCATTCGCAAACCATTTTACGGGCAAGTTCAGTGGCACGCTCGATATCATTGCCCGCCCCGGTGGTCATCCGTTTTAGAACTAACTCTTCTGCGGCGCGCCCACCCATTAAGATGGCAATGTTATTATAAAGGTAGTCACGTGGATAGGTATACCGATCATCCTCGGGCAATTGCATGGTTAAACCCAATGCTCTTCCTCTTGGAATAATAGTTACTTTGTGTACAGGATCTGTCCCAGGGAGCAGTTTCGCCACCAGAGCATGACCGGCTTCATGGTAAGCGGTTGTTTTCTTTTCCGCTTCGCTGATAATGACACTTTTTCTTTCCGCTCCCATGAGGACCTTGTCTTTGGCTGTCTCAAAATCGCTCATTTCCACAGTAACCTTATTCTGTCTGGCAGCTAAAAGGGCAGCCTCATTTACTAAATTTTCAAGGTCCGCACCCGAAAACCCAGGAGTTCCCCGGGCAATGACCGAAAGTTCAACATCCTTCCCCAGAGGGATCTTTTTGGTATGAACCGCAAGAATTTCACTTCGGCCTTTAAGATCAGGACGGCTGACCACAACTTGACGGTCAAAACGGCCGGGCCGAAGAAGGGCAGGATCCAAAACATCGGGGCGGTTGGTTGCAGCAACTAAAATAACTCCCTCCGTGGTTTCAAACCCATCCATTTCCACCAAAAGCTGATTCAGGGTTTGCTCCCGCTCATCATGGCCTCCACCAAGACCGGCGCCACGATGCCGCCCTACGGCGTCAATTTCGTCAATAAAAATAATACACGGAGCGTTTTTCTTTCCTTGGTCAAAAAGGTCACGGACTCTCGACGCCCCCACTCCCACAAACATTTCAACAAAATCGGACCCACTGATATTAAAAAACGGAACCCCCGCTTCCCCCGCAATGGCTTTCGCCAGAAGAGTTTTTCCGGTTCCGGGAGGGCCCACAATTAAGACGCCTTTTGGAATTCGTCCCCCCAATTTTTGAAATTTAGGAGGATCTTTCAAAAAATCTATTATTTCAGAGACCTCATGTTTGGCTTCGTCAATCCCCGCTACATCACTGAAGGTGATCTTTTTCCGGTCTTCAGATAAAAGCTTGGCCCGGCTTTTTCCGAAAGAAAGGGCCTTATTGCCCCCCATTTGCATTTGCCTCATAAAGAAAATCCAGAGGGCAATTAAAAAGATCATGGGGCCCCAGGAAAGAAGGAAAGTAATATACCAGGGGTTTTCATCCGGGGGTCGCGCAGAAATCCGAACATTCTGCTCCCTAAGCCTTTTTACCAATTCAGGATCTTCCGCCGCATAGGTTTTGAATTTCTTCCCGTCCTTCAAAGTCCCGGTAATGAAGTTTTCCTTGATTAAAACCTCACTCACTTCTCCTTTTTCCAACTTCATCATAAAATCGCTAAAAACCAGATCATCTTCGCTAGGACCGCTGGGAAGATTAAAAAGGTTAAACAAAACAATCATAAAGAGACCGATGAGAACCCATAAGGCAAGATTTTTAAACCGGGGATTCATCTAAACCTCCTAAAAACAACTTTAAAAATTACATTGGGCATGAGTTCTCAATCTATCACAGTTAGGGAACCATGACAACTAAAAAGTCATGTTACAATAAGGACTTCCTATATGACTTTCAAGCAAATCATTAGCCTTGGTCGCTCACATCCAACACCGCAATATAGGGCAAATTACGGTACTTGTTTTCGTAATCAAGACCATAACCCACTACATAGTGATTGGGAATCGTAAACCCCACATATTCAATACTCACTTCGGTTTTGCGCCGCTCAGGTTTATTGAGAAGGGTACAGGCTTTGATCGATTTTGGTTTTCGAACCAAAAGACTCTTTTTTAAATAGCTGACGGTTAGGCCGGAATCAACGATATCCTCTACCAGCAATATATGTTGTCCTTCAATCTTTTCTGTCAGATCGGAAATTATCTTTACCACACCGGAGGAATGTCCCCTTGATCCATAGCTGGAAACCACTAAAAAATCAATTTTTAAAGGCAAACGAATGGCTCTGGCCAAATCAGAATGAAAAGCAAACGCCCCTTTCAATACCCCAACCAAAATTAACGGCCTACCTTCATAATCCAATGTAATACGTTGTCCCAATTCTCTAATTCGCCTTTGTATCTCCTCTTGTGTGATAATCGGTTTTCCGTAAATCCGGCCCATTAAATTTTATCCCTTTTTTTGAATGCTGATAACGAGCTTTATTTTTGAATCTTGGTCTGCAAGGAAACGCCCATCCAAACGTAAACCCATAATCCACAATATTCCCTTTGGACTGGCCAACAAAGGAATCTTTGATCTTTGACTTCGGGGAATTTTGAGATCAACAAAAAAATCTTGCAACTTCTTTTTTCCTCCCAAACCTTTGGGGTAAAAAAAATCCCCCTTTTGCCAATTTCGGACTTCCAGGGGGTGAGGAATTTTTTCCCAATCAAAAACGGCGACTGTTTCTGAATGCGTTTCCACTTGATCATCGGTAATTTGCGAGAAAACCTTAACGGGCACAAAATCAATATCCATAACACCCGGGACCACAAGGGGAAAATTCCATGGAAAAGATTGGGTTGATTCTTTCATCAAAACCACTAAAAAACCCTGCTCCTTTTCAATCCGAAGGCCATTGGGAAGATGAAGACCCCCCATCCCCGGACCTCTGAGCAACTGATCCATTGCCGCAATATGTTTGAATTCAATTTCTTTTTCACTCGAAGCGAGCCGCCGGATGGCCATTCGGAAAACCCTCCACCGAAGTCCCGGGTGCAGGGTCAGAAGGTACTGCCCTTCAAACCGGATTTCTCCCTCCCCGCGAACAGAACATTGCTTGAAAACGCCACGGGCTTCCTTTTCCAAATAATCCCCCTCTTGGCAAAGAATGAACGCCTCCCGGTGAAGGGTTTCTTGAAAATTGGGATTAAAACGGTTCATTAAAAAAGGAATCAGCTCTTTTCGAACCCGATTACGAAAATAATAAGACTCCTGATTACTGGAGTCCTCCCTGAAAAAGATGTTTTTCTCTTTCAGATAAGCCTCAATTTCCCGACGCGTCACCATGAGCAGTGGGCGAATAATGGTTCCATTTCGAACTATGGGAATTCCTTGAAATCCATCACTCCCCGTACCCCTCAAGAGCCTCATGAGGAGGGTTTCCGTCTGATCATCCAAGGTATGACCCACAGCAATCCTGTGGGCCTTTATCTCTTCCGCAATCCGTTCAAAAAATTGGTAACGCAGGTGTCGGCCAGCCACTTGTTTGGATAACCCCTTCTCCTTGGCAAAGGAACCCACATTTACGGTTTCCGTATAAAAAGGGAACCCCAATTGTTGGGCAAGGGATTTAACAAAGATTTGATCCTCACGGGCCTCATTTCCCCGCAATCCATGGTTGAGATGGGCCACCCCAATACTCAGATCCAATAAAGGGGCCAGTTCACCCATTAGGAATAACAAACAAACCGAATCTGGACCTCCGGAGACACCTACGATGATCCGCTCTCCCGGGTGAACAAGACCATATTGGCGGATCGTCTCACGAAACCGATGAAAGAGATCCTCATTACCCAGTGATCTTCCGAATGGAAGCTTTAAAAGCGGATTTTCCATTCTCATTTTACCGTCAAAACCCCTTGCCCCCCAACTTTAAAAACTTCCTGGGCCTTCTGAATATCCAAATGAATCTGTTTCACCAAAGCCTGAGGCCCTTCAAATTTCATTTCATCTCTGATCCACTCCACAAATAAAACCTTGATTCGATCTTTGTATAAATCCTGTTTAAAGTGAAATAAATGGACCTCGATTTTTATTTCCTTGTTTTCAAAAGTAGGCTGGGACCCGATATATGCTACCCCTTCAAAAAGCTTTCCCCTCCATTCCCCCTTCACCGCATACACCCCCCGTTTGGGTACAATTTTTTCATCGGGGAGGAGATTAGCGGTTGCAAACCCTAAATCCCTTCCTCTTTGGGCCCCCATGGCCACCTCACCCTCCAAAACATAAGGCCTTCCCAGGAGCACAGAGGCCTGAGCCACGATTCCCTCTTTTAAAAGACCACGAATGCGGGAAGAACTGACCACCCCACCTTCAATCATGACCGGGGCCTCAATATGTACACGGATTCCGAGTTCCCCTCCGATGCGTTTTAGATCTTCCGTAGATCCCCCTCTTCCCTTTCCAAAGGCAAATCCTTCACCCACGAAAATTTCTTTCGCACCTATTCGACCATAAAGATAGTCTTGAATAAAGGTACGGGCATCTTTTTTTGAAAAATCCAAATTAAATTTTTCACTGATGACGAAATCAACTCCTAGCTCTTCAAAGACCCTCATCTTTTCCGAAAAAGAAGTCAGAATCCCTTCCAACCGGTTTGGGTTTAATACCTGAAGGGGATGGGGATCAAAGGTGTAAACAATGCTTTGTCCCCCCACTTCCTGGACCCTTTGAACCATTTTTCTGATAATGGTTTGATGCCCCACATGGGCACCGTCAAAATTTCCCACCGCAATAATGGGGCCATGGAATGGTTCTAGGATTTGATCTGAACCCCGAATAATTTCCATTCACCTCCTACCTTCCCAAGAAACCAGCGGCCTCTTTTGCAAAATAGGTCAAAATTAAATCTGCTCCGGCCCGTTTAATAGAAAGAAGACTTTCCCTGATGGCAGAGGGGCCATCCACCCATCCCTGCCGGTCCGCCGCTTTAATCATTGCGTACTCCCCGCTGACCTGATAGGCCGCAACGGGACATTGAAAACGCTCTTTCACCCGCCAAATGACATCGAGATAAGGCGTGGCAGGTTTCACCATAACAATATCTGCCCCTTCTTGAATATCCAAAGAAACCTCCCGCAGGGCTTCGGATACATTAGGAGGATCCATTTGATAGGATTTTCGATCCCCAAATTGAGGTGCAGAACCGGCTGCTTCCCGGAAAGGGCCATAAAAACAGGAAGCATACTTTGCAGAATAGGCCATGATCGGAAGATGTGAAAAACCCTCCTGATCCAAAGTCGCTCGAATAGCCCCCACCCGCCCATCCATCATATCGGAGGGAGCAACCATATCCGCACCTGCCTGTGCATGGCTAACACCGATCCGCGCCAATATTTCCAGGGTGGCATCATTATCAATCTGCCCTTCCCGAACAACACCACAATGTCCATGGGTGGTATATTCATCAATGCAGACATCGGTAATCACCGTTAACTCCGGAATTCGGTCTTTAACGGTACGGACCGCTTGTTGTACGATTCCCTCTGGATGAAAGGCTTCGGAGGCGGATTCGTCCTTCACTTTGGGTATGCCAAAAAGGATGATAGCTGGAATCCCGAGGTGAAAGGCTTCCGAAGCTTCCTTGACCAACTGATCAATCGTCAATCGAAAAACCCCGGGCATAGCGGAAATTTCCTCAGGCTCCCCCCTTCCATGCTTCACAAAAAAGGGAAGAATCAACTGATCAACGGAAAGCCGGGTTTCTTGAACCATTCGCCGAAGGCCCGGGGTATGCCGAAGTCTTCGGGGCCTTGAAATTGGAAATGTCATGGTCTTCCTCCCCGTTCAAAGTATTTCACCAAAGCATCCACTAAACCCAAGATAGAGGGTTCCTCCGCTGTGACATGAACCGGTAGACCGGCCCTCTGTAATGCCTGTCGGGTAATCGGTCCGATACTGGCAATGACCACCTTGTTCACGAAAGTGAAGATATTATCTTTTCCAACCATTTCAATTAAATTTTTAACCGTGGAGGCACTGGTAAATGTGATTACATCTATCCTACCCGCCATAAACTTTTCCATTAAGGGTGTCGCCTCTGCCTCAGGTTGGATGGTGCGATAGGTCTCCACCACATCAACCCGTGCACCCATCTGCCTTAGCTCGTCAGGCAGGATTTCACGGGCTTCCCTTGCACGGGGAATTAAAACCCGCAGGCCATCCATTTTGATCTTTGAAAAAGCTTCTACCAAACCTTCTGCAACCGCTTCGTCGGGAACTAGATCCACCCTCAGGTGAAACTGCTTTAAAGCCAAAGCGGTCTTCTCTCCAATGGCCGCAATTTTCACACCGGCCATTGTACGCACATCTTTTTCAATAGCGGAGAACCGATCAAAAAAATAACGGACACCGTTGGCACTGGTAAAAACCACCCAATCGAAGGCATTGATATTTGAAATCGCAGAATCCAAAGCAGAAAAGTTCTCCGGAGGAAGGGTTTGAATCGTTGGAAAAACCACGGCCTCAGCTCCTACACGCCTCAAGGCTTCAATTAACGTTTTGGCTTGATCCTTTGTTCGGGTGACTAAAACCCTTTTTCCGAAAAGAGGCCTGTTTTCAAACCACTTGAGTCTTTTCCTTAATCCCACCACTTCCCCCACCACAATTGTAACTGGAGGAGGAAAGGAAATGGATTCCGTTTTTTGGACAATATCTTCCAGGGTTCCCACAATGGTTTCCTGCTCGGGTTTGGTTCCCCATCGAACCAGGGCAATGGGGGTTTTGGGATCACACCCATATTTCGTCAAATTGGAAACAATTCCCTGTAGGTTTGTGATACCCATATAAAAAACCAAGGT of Nitrospiria bacterium contains these proteins:
- the cdaA gene encoding diadenylate cyclase CdaA codes for the protein MEVLLAMGWKDLFDIAIVAFLFYWLFLFLKGTRAFQILIGVIILFLAFILSKLFDLYTIDWLVTSFWSQIVLALVILFQPEIRKALAQIGQTPFGRRFPVTEESRFLEEIVRACVSLANKKIGAIIVLEREIELEDIVEMGTPVDAVVSKEVLMSIFLPYSPIHDGAVIIKGGRIVAAGCFLPLTLSSDVSKMLGTRHRAALGVTEETDAVVIVVSEETGAISIIVGGQMTRELEGAALRRVLIRIFKKEKKRGRFPLLERFRALIPLRLR
- the ftsH gene encoding ATP-dependent zinc metalloprotease FtsH — protein: MNPRFKNLALWVLIGLFMIVLFNLFNLPSGPSEDDLVFSDFMMKLEKGEVSEVLIKENFITGTLKDGKKFKTYAAEDPELVKRLREQNVRISARPPDENPWYITFLLSWGPMIFLIALWIFFMRQMQMGGNKALSFGKSRAKLLSEDRKKITFSDVAGIDEAKHEVSEIIDFLKDPPKFQKLGGRIPKGVLIVGPPGTGKTLLAKAIAGEAGVPFFNISGSDFVEMFVGVGASRVRDLFDQGKKNAPCIIFIDEIDAVGRHRGAGLGGGHDEREQTLNQLLVEMDGFETTEGVILVAATNRPDVLDPALLRPGRFDRQVVVSRPDLKGRSEILAVHTKKIPLGKDVELSVIARGTPGFSGADLENLVNEAALLAARQNKVTVEMSDFETAKDKVLMGAERKSVIISEAEKKTTAYHEAGHALVAKLLPGTDPVHKVTIIPRGRALGLTMQLPEDDRYTYPRDYLYNNIAILMGGRAAEELVLKRMTTGAGNDIERATELARKMVCEWGMSDKLGPLTFGKKEEEIFLGREIAKHRDYSENTAIEIDNEVKKLVLDNYERAKTLIKNNMNALKALAEALLEREVLDAPEIDRIIQQAASA
- a CDS encoding bifunctional riboflavin kinase/FAD synthetase, translating into MEIIRGSDQILEPFHGPIIAVGNFDGAHVGHQTIIRKMVQRVQEVGGQSIVYTFDPHPLQVLNPNRLEGILTSFSEKMRVFEELGVDFVISEKFNLDFSKKDARTFIQDYLYGRIGAKEIFVGEGFAFGKGRGGSTEDLKRIGGELGIRVHIEAPVMIEGGVVSSSRIRGLLKEGIVAQASVLLGRPYVLEGEVAMGAQRGRDLGFATANLLPDEKIVPKRGVYAVKGEWRGKLFEGVAYIGSQPTFENKEIKIEVHLFHFKQDLYKDRIKVLFVEWIRDEMKFEGPQALVKQIHLDIQKAQEVFKVGGQGVLTVK
- a CDS encoding CdaR family protein, with protein sequence MKLKERISENLALKILSIVFALLLWAYVRSHENIEMNFVVPLELRNLPSSLVISTDVVKYVDIQIRGKEPYVRDLASEKISVYLDLSKGRKGENRFRLSEANATVPSDVKVTKISPKSLTIRLESKTGKKMSIEKGFREKNGSDEQKQYSKVYFYE
- the tilS gene encoding tRNA lysidine(34) synthetase TilS: MRMENPLLKLPFGRSLGNEDLFHRFRETIRQYGLVHPGERIIVGVSGGPDSVCLLFLMGELAPLLDLSIGVAHLNHGLRGNEAREDQIFVKSLAQQLGFPFYTETVNVGSFAKEKGLSKQVAGRHLRYQFFERIAEEIKAHRIAVGHTLDDQTETLLMRLLRGTGSDGFQGIPIVRNGTIIRPLLMVTRREIEAYLKEKNIFFREDSSNQESYYFRNRVRKELIPFLMNRFNPNFQETLHREAFILCQEGDYLEKEARGVFKQCSVRGEGEIRFEGQYLLTLHPGLRWRVFRMAIRRLASSEKEIEFKHIAAMDQLLRGPGMGGLHLPNGLRIEKEQGFLVVLMKESTQSFPWNFPLVVPGVMDIDFVPVKVFSQITDDQVETHSETVAVFDWEKIPHPLEVRNWQKGDFFYPKGLGGKKKLQDFFVDLKIPRSQRSKIPLLASPKGILWIMGLRLDGRFLADQDSKIKLVISIQKKG
- the hpt gene encoding hypoxanthine phosphoribosyltransferase → MGRIYGKPIITQEEIQRRIRELGQRITLDYEGRPLILVGVLKGAFAFHSDLARAIRLPLKIDFLVVSSYGSRGHSSGVVKIISDLTEKIEGQHILLVEDIVDSGLTVSYLKKSLLVRKPKSIKACTLLNKPERRKTEVSIEYVGFTIPNHYVVGYGLDYENKYRNLPYIAVLDVSDQG
- the hemB gene encoding porphobilinogen synthase, which codes for MTFPISRPRRLRHTPGLRRMVQETRLSVDQLILPFFVKHGRGEPEEISAMPGVFRLTIDQLVKEASEAFHLGIPAIILFGIPKVKDESASEAFHPEGIVQQAVRTVKDRIPELTVITDVCIDEYTTHGHCGVVREGQIDNDATLEILARIGVSHAQAGADMVAPSDMMDGRVGAIRATLDQEGFSHLPIMAYSAKYASCFYGPFREAAGSAPQFGDRKSYQMDPPNVSEALREVSLDIQEGADIVMVKPATPYLDVIWRVKERFQCPVAAYQVSGEYAMIKAADRQGWVDGPSAIRESLLSIKRAGADLILTYFAKEAAGFLGR
- the cobA gene encoding uroporphyrinogen-III C-methyltransferase yields the protein MIQPQKIGIVYLIGAGPGDPQLLTLRGKECIEEADTVIYDYLANDALLQFAKKGGEIIFAGKRKGNMTLPQEEINRLIVKKGKEGKVVARLKGGDPFIFGRGGEEALALAEAGVPFEIIPGVTSGVAVAAYAGIPLTHRDFASTVIFTSGHEDPSKPRPSIPWKALAKEMGTLVFYMGITNLQGIVSNLTKYGCDPKTPIALVRWGTKPEQETIVGTLEDIVQKTESISFPPPVTIVVGEVVGLRKRLKWFENRPLFGKRVLVTRTKDQAKTLIEALRRVGAEAVVFPTIQTLPPENFSALDSAISNINAFDWVVFTSANGVRYFFDRFSAIEKDVRTMAGVKIAAIGEKTALALKQFHLRVDLVPDEAVAEGLVEAFSKIKMDGLRVLIPRAREAREILPDELRQMGARVDVVETYRTIQPEAEATPLMEKFMAGRIDVITFTSASTVKNLIEMVGKDNIFTFVNKVVIASIGPITRQALQRAGLPVHVTAEEPSILGLVDALVKYFERGGRP